attttacagatgagaagtctGAAACAGTGTgatgtaacttgcccagggtcacaaagtgtctGACGTCatatctggagtcaagaaaatgggttttcctgattccaagcccagtagatagaaagccagaactagagataggtagtcctggattcaaatctgatctcatcttctagctatgtgacccagggcaggtcacttaacctcaaaacCCCTAACTAAGCTTTTCAGACTTGCAACTAACAGTattgagaagggaagggaaagatgggaagagaagaaggCACTAACTGAAAAAGTTGGAATTTTAGCTGAAATTTACAGAAAGCTAAGTAAAGttgggaggcagagatgagggaaaCCATTCCAAGCATGGGAAACAGATGGTAAATGTGGGAAGTGAAGAGATGAAGTGTCTACTGCAAAGAACAGCAAGGGGGGCAGTGTCCCCTAATCACATTGGAGGGGAGTGAGgtgtaagactggaaaggttggaaGAAAGCAGATTATGAAAGGTTTTAAGAGTCAAACAGTGAAGTTTCTGATGCCAGAGGTAGTAGGGAGTTTACTGAATGGAATAGTGGCATGGTAAGACTTGTACTAAGAACTAAGCAGGCTTCTGCACTATTCTACGAGTAAGGGGATGAGGGCTTGGACCAGGGTAATAGGAGTCTTAAAGAAAGGAACTTATACAAGATAGATAGCAAACGCAGAGTAACTGAGTAACAAATTGCAAACGAGGAGTCAGAAAGATTGAGATTCATCCAATATGGCCCCTAGGTTGTGATTCTCACTAACTGGGAGGATAGTATCCTCAAGAGCAACAAGGAAATTAAGAAGAAGGGAGGGTTGGAGTTGAGGGGTGGGGAAGATAATGattttctgttttggatatgctgaatttaagatatctatatGGCTTCTACTTTGAGATATCCAATAGATAACTGAAGATTTGAGACTAGAAGTCAAGAAAGAGACTGGACAAAAAGGGATAGTTCAATGGATAGTGacatgcttggagtcaggagaactaaattgcctagccctcaccactcttctgccttggaatagttGGATATTAAGCATCGATTTAAAGGCAGAcggtaaaaaaatcttttccaaccccttcgttttacagataaacaaagtGAGATTCAGAGAGATCAAGTAATTTGCCTACAACAGGAAGTAGGTGGtagaaatgggaaatgaatgTAGGTCTGTTGATGGTAAATCCAAAACTCTTTTTGCCATTCCATAAAGTACTCAGACCTGGCGTCTTAAGCTGTCTTTTGCACATGTAAGAtgagattttgtttgtttgtttctcataTTAAGCTATTAGGGGAAATTCTAAAGGGTGTACAATAGTCACATAACTCCTTTGGTTAATGTTGATGGCAAAGAAAGCTCCTGCCCCAATTCTCCACTTCCAAATATCTCCATCACTAAGTCAACTATAGTTGTAATTTTAGAGGAACTGCCTTATCTTGACCTACTTCCTGCAAAATAGAAGGACAATTTCCAGGTATGTATTTTTGATAAAGTATAtggaattcagttcaattcaacatttatgaaGTAGTACTATGGGTAAGGCTCTGTGCTGATActaggaatagaaagacaaaaaaaaaatagtccctgggTTCAAGGATCTTACTTTCTACTGAGAGAATATATGTAGGAAAGTACTAACCTTTACATTATAAGGAAATTATAAAAGACAGatgggggtggctaggtggcttaatggatagggCATCAGACCCAGAGAtagcagacctgggttcaaatctgaccttgcacacttcctagctgggtgaccctgagcaagtcatttgatgacaattgcctagcccttactactcttctacattggaaccaatacttagtattaattctaaaacagaaggtgagggtttaaaaaaaaagcagatgagAGTTAGAGTAGGGTCAAGGGTAGAGTGCTAGACaaggaatcaggaggatctggattcaaattttgcctcagacacttacttgctggtATAAGCATGCATTATAAGGTATGCCTGAGTACACCTTAATGTCttccctgaaaaaaatatttcatttattcttttttaagtcagaatttttaaagtaaaagtttttttatcatttagttgttttaatttctttcctttgataaataaaaataacttcctTTGTGACAGAATTTTCAAtaaattttcactttaaaataataaaattcctttAATATATAACCAAATGAAATATGCTTTCTACCCCTATAATGAttctatgaccctggataagtcacttactctttcttatactcaattttctcatttataaagtgagaagAGTAGTAGCATTTATCTCAAAGGCTTGCTGTAAGaaccaaataaaattatattttactcaagtaaagcactttgcaaactttgaaatgCTGCACCAATATTGGCTTTTATTATTCTATGTAAAGTGGAGGCTTTGGAGAAAAAGGGACAAAGCAGAGGGTTAAGAGCCAATAAGAGATTTCTTGCAACATACAGGTTCCAGTTTTCTGATTTTCCATCATCTCAAGGATGACACAACTAAGCTTAAATTGAGATGTGCCAGATTTGAAGGGCTGTGTTTTCCCCAGACACTCACCATAGCAAGAAGGAAGCGTACGGCTATGAAACTGTAATAATCAAATGTAAAAGCCACTGCGACTCCCAGGAAGAACTGCCCAATGCTTGTGAACCACATCACAAACCGCCTTCCTAACCTGAGAATTAtacaatggaagaaagaaagcattGGTATACAACCAGATTGAACAACTGACTCCATTTGACAAATATTACCccatatatgtataaatggagactGTGACAAGCCCCTGACAAGACTGAGCTGGCATGTCTTTCCTTCTAAAACAGGCTTATCTTCCAGTTAACAGGAAAGCATTGCCCTAAGCAGGTAATGTATAGAGAGAGTACAaacaatctctctgtctcttctatgTCTctgttctgtctctgtctctgcctccctcctcactccatctctctctaattctgtgtctctgtctctctctcccttccctatctctgtctttctctctggttctctcccttcctcccatctctttgtctctgcctcttctcCCTATCCCTCATCTCTGTAACTCCCCCTCTCtccaatctctctgtctctttctttctctgtctctctgtctctctgtctctgtctctgtctctctcttcccctccctccatcctttcctccgtggctatatctaatcagttgcccaACCTGCTCAGTTTTATTTCCATCATCCCTCTTACTTCAGTTCCCTTCTCTAAACTCTCATGGCCACCACCTTAATTGAACCTTCCATCAACTATCATCACAACTCTTCCAACAGCTTCCTAATTGATATCTTACCTTCAATTCTCCATCTTCCCTAAGACACTGGCCACAGAGCtgacaaaataattttcccaaagcATTGACCATGAAGGTAACATTACATAATGGGTACaggattggatttggagtcaggaaaatctggactTAAATCCTGCttagacatttccttgctgtgtaaccctgggcaagtcatttactccttCTCAGCtacagtttctcatctgtaaaatgggataataatacccCCTACTTCTCTGAGTTATTGTATGTATTGAAAACCATGataactatcatcatcatcatcatcatcatcatgatgtcATTTCCCTGATCAGTAAATCCCAATGATTCCCTATTggctctagaatcaaatacaaaattatctGCTTGGCATGTAAAAAACCCCCATAATCTGGCTCCAAACTGCCCTTCCAGCTGGATACATTCCTCCTTTTCATATACTCTCCAGTCCACCCAAACTGGctttttttctgttccttacACAGGACACTCTATCCACCATCTTTGTGCCTCTGTAATGGCTGGAATGTACTCTCTTTTAACTTTCATTGTCTCAGAATCCCTTCGTTCTTGTTCAATCAGGTCCAAATCTTCaagaccccatctgggattttcttggcaaagatactggagtggtttaccattttcttctccagttcatttcatggaggagaaaacaaagttaagtgacttgtccagggtgacatagctagtaggtatctggggacatatttgaattcagagagatgagtcttcctgacttcaggcccccAACACTCTTACCATTCCACCACCTAGatgaatctctagtttccttcaaaattcaattcaagtGCCATCTTCTgtataaagcctttcctgatcttcccagaTGATACTGTCACCTTCAACTCTTTATCTTCACTCAGCCCACATATTGAATCCACAGCTAGAACTTATCATCTTTCTTTCATGATATTTCTCATGAACATTGCCTTCTCTCCTCAAATACCACTACAATCCTAGTGCAGCTCCTTATCATCACCCCACACTTGGATTATCACATaaaccttctaattggtctccctgcctcaaatttcAAGAATTAATTCCAAACCATCCTCTACTGGGCTTCCAAAGTAGTTTTTCTCAATTGTAAGGATGGCCATGATACCTTCCCCCATTCTGGACCACCTCCACTCAATAACCCCCCAATGTCTCACTATTACCTTCAGAATAACAGTCCACTGTTTGCATTGAAAGCTTTTCTTAactttcctatctttctagtctccTTATACTTTACTCCCAAATACATACTCTATAATCTAAATATGCTAGTCTACTTCTGTTCTTGTACACAGTACTCATTGATTTCTATATGATGGCACTGGCTCTCCTCCATATCTGAAATGTTCTCCCTTTCACCTCTGCATCTTAGCTTTTGTGGctttcttcaaaattcagttcaaatctcactttctcCATTCCTGGAGCTGTTAGAGTCTTCCCCtgtgagattaccttccatctactctgtacaTATCTCATTATTTACATAGACTCctgtattagaatgtaagctcacaAAGGAAAGGGACTGTTTTGTTTCAGCATTACCAGTGCCTAGCACACTGCTTAGCAtgcagtaggaacttaataaatgcttttttttttttacaattaataGACAAAGTCACTTCAGAGGCCTTTTATATCAATAAGCtatcctaccttttttttttaaccctttccctctgccttagaatcaatactatgtattggctccaaggcagaagaatagtaagggctaggcaatgggagttaagtgacttgcccagggtcacacagctagcaagtatctgaggtcacattcgaacctaggacctcctatttctaggcccggctctcaatccactgaaccacccagctacctcctTATCCTACCTTTTCTTAATAGTTTTGACTTTAATACTTCCATGGATTTGTCATTTCATCCATGTGGGTTCTCTGTACAAGAGTATATACTTTCTTATCccaagtggcacaatggatggaccACTGTACCTCGAGTCattaagatctgagttcaaataaggCCTGAGACAATCGCTATGTGACTTGGAGAAATGTCAttgaatatctatctatctgcagGACTCTCTATGAGCATTAAAAGTGTCATTTAGACTAAGAAAGTATGTATCCTTGGGCAGAGTACTCAAATGGATGAAATGACAATTCCATGGAGGTATTAAagtaaaaagtatttaaattaataaagatctcatttttaACACCTTTCTTCTTAGGTCCCATAGAATAAAGACATCAAGGAAGATGGACCAATGACTATTGTAGCAGTGTAAAAAGTTTAAATAATCCTAACACACCTCCTAGTAGACAAATTGGGGTGACAAATGGTGAAAAAATTGCTAGAAAAATACTTGAGATGGTAACTAGGTTGCACAACGGATAGAGTGcctggacctgggttcaaatctggccttggacacttcctagcagtgtgatcctggacaagtcgcttaacccaattgcctagcctttgccattcttctatcttagaatcgatactaagacaaaaaaaaaaaaaaaaaaggtttaaaaaatctgaggacatgctgaaaaaaaaaaaaggatctaaaAGTTTATACAAATACTGTGTTACAAAGGTGTGACAACTATATTTTACCTGTCAGAAAGATCACCAAAAATTACTGCTCCCAGAAGGACTCCAAGCATGAAAGTAGGCTGGATTGATTTTGCAAACCATTCCCGGTGACAGACCAGATCCCATTCGGTTACCACGGTGCTCTTCCACTTATTGTGGTCATAAAAGTAGCCATCGGTGCAGGGAAAGTCAGATTTGTTACCATCGTACTGGTATTCAAAGTAAGGGTTCACCCTTTTGGACCTGCTACACTGAGCAAGTTCCCAAACGTCTCCATTGTGTAGCTGCACCACCATGTAATCCTCTTTGCCTGGTGTGAACAGTGCCCAGGCATCCTCTATCTTCAGGCTAGATGAATTAGAAACAAGGATCCGACTTATGTTCCCAAGAACCCCACAGGAAAACTTGGGTGTAACAGCCATGAACACGGAAGCCAAGTAATGGATGCCACAAGAGATGGTTTGGaagactgatgcaaagtaaacaaATGCCTGGAATCtgcaagagaagaaaagactgtTACTATACCAGAACTTCCcattgaaacattaaaaaaaaaaatgatatgtgTATTTTTGGTCACAGTCAATGAGAGAATTTGCTTCacttgactatgaatatttatttaagggatttttttccttttttaaaaaaattggggatcaaaagagagaaagaaagagaataaatgcttgataattaacaaatctttttttaaaaactattctcaagacttatgagaaagaacgctatccacattcagaggaagaactgtgggaatagaaacacagaagaaaaacaactgcttgaagacatggactgatggggatatgatttgggatgtagactctaaatgaccaccccagtgcatctatcaataatatggaaatagattttgatcaatgacacgtgtaaaacccagtggaaatgcacgttggctacaAGTGAGGGGGGTGGCTTGGggggggagaaaacatgaatcatgtaaccatggaaagtttttctaaaaaaattttttaaaattaaaaaaaaatcatcctcaaGTCTTCCTTGGCTCGAGGAAATAAAGATTTGAACCACTGGCATTGCTATCGCTTCCTAGGTACAAAAAAGCCAGCCTAAAAGGAAGACAATCTCAAAGTTCCTTTGAAGCTCTAAAAGTATGATTCGATATGAATTATATATCCAGAAATAAACCAACATTATAAATCATTTCCTCTGTAGTCAATACaatagtgataatgatgatgaaaataactTAATGGGTGTGTACCAAATTCATCTACAtcctaagaaagaaataatgatgcTTTGATGTCTTTGAGCTAAAGGTACAAGAATATAGCTAGCAGTTTTGGCAACTAGGGCAAGTAGAACAAAGAAAATGCCATCATATCAACTTTATAATGCATAATGTGAAGGAATCATGACAAATTCAGTTCAGTGGGAGGCAAGAACCCAGGATATTTCCATATAGAGGGGGATCCAGAATGCACATTCAGTCAAAATAGAAAActaataaaactattttataacCATCAAACATTCtgaattattcaaatatttttgaaagcTTTTGTGCAAAGTGAGTAAAGctacaataagaaaagaaatggttaattgagaaaaaaatctttacatcaAATATATATTTCAGATATCAAAATTCAGATATCAGAAGTGTTGCCATATATTCACAATATGAGAGCAAAAGCTACTCCACAATAGATAAATGGTCTTCAGGTGATATAACATgggcagttttgtttttttaaagcaaacttCAACAGAATAAAATTGAATCTCAGGGTCAGTAAGATGCTCagtagattgggagccaggcccaaagacaggttctaatctgtcctcagacacttcctagctgtgtgaccctaggcaagtcacataattcccatcacctaccccttactgctcttctgccttggaattgatacacagtattaaatctaagatgaaaggcaaggatttttttcttttagttgaatCTCCAAATCagtaataaaagaaattcaaattaaccTTATATCCTAAGGCTGGCAAAAGataaaaatggtcattcagtGTTGTAGTTGTTATGGGAAAAGTAGTACAGTAGATACTGACAGTAGAGTTGAGAATTAGTGAAGAAACTCTGGGGAATAATTTCAAATCAGAGAATTtggagaaatatggaaagattttttGAAGTGATACAGAggaaagtaaacagaaccaggagaacaatctaCATAATGATCACAATTGAAAGACTTAAATTTTTATCACAATGACTAATAATGAGTCTAGAGGATTGATGATACAGAATTCCTCCTGCCTCTCAGCAGACAGATGCTATAGGTACAGAATAAAGCAGATATTTTCAGATATGGCCAACTTGATGGCTTGCTTATATTTCTTTGTCATTATATTGAGGGCAGGGAGAATTATAGGAGTTTCTGGGAAAAGACCACAGTGCTTTTCAAATAAACAccaatgatggaatactactgtgctaaaaggaataataaactggaggaattccatgtgaattggaaagacctccaggaattgatgcagagtgaaaggagcagagccagaagaacactgtacacagaggcCGATACACTGtggggtaaaatagaatgtaatggacttctatactagcagcaatgcaatgacccaggacaattctgagggatttatggaaaagaacgctacccacattcagaggaagaacagcaggagaggaaacacagaagaaaaacaactgcttgaatacatgggttgatagggacatgactggggatcgaaagtaccacaccaatgcaactatcaacaatttggaaataggtc
The window above is part of the Gracilinanus agilis isolate LMUSP501 chromosome 4, AgileGrace, whole genome shotgun sequence genome. Proteins encoded here:
- the SLC22A16 gene encoding LOW QUALITY PROTEIN: solute carrier family 22 member 16 (The sequence of the model RefSeq protein was modified relative to this genomic sequence to represent the inferred CDS: inserted 1 base in 1 codon); protein product: MGSSGIVTVFSSLXRFQAFVYFASVFQTISCGIHYLASVFMAVTPKFSCGVLGNISRILVSNSSSLKIEDAWALFTPGKEDYMVVQLHNGDVWELAQCSRSKRVNPYFEYQYDGNKSDFPCTDGYFYDHNKWKSTVVTEWDLVCHREWFAKSIQPTFMLGVLLGAVIFGDLSDRLGRRFVMWFTSIGQFFLGVAVAFTFDYYSFIAVRFLLAMKPYSLLNLPLTGAVELPAYVFACIGMDKVGRRNTLTPFLISSALICMVIMLIPQHCSVLNVLANMAGKFTIGVAFGLIYLYTAELYPTFIRSLAVGSGSMLCRVGSVIAPFCVYLTSVWIFMPQLLVGIMAFLTGVLTLMLPETLGKPLTNTWEEAEDLGAKKVISPAKLTPLLNNMESEKIEMVNQGPAGTHE